The following coding sequences lie in one Arachis ipaensis cultivar K30076 chromosome B05, Araip1.1, whole genome shotgun sequence genomic window:
- the LOC107644546 gene encoding alkane hydroxylase MAH1-like, with translation MMITAIFCYVAIIASIFCYLLYYFFHRRLSCKTPLLIDWPVLGMLPQLLWNLYRIHDFLTDILRQHGRTGEFMGPWFTKMNYMITSDPMNVHHIMSKSFDNYVKGPEFREIFQVFGDGIFATDSERWRYHRLLLHSVFKNRSFEMFLEKTIQKKVANDLIPVLEHVVHQHVEVDLQDVFNRFTFDNICNIILGYDPHCLAIDLPQVIAYEKAFNEAEESIFYRHVVPKGVWKLQKLLQIGQERKMTQACKIFDQFLYSCIATKRKELSKSTKIDESHDHVDLLTSLMREEDQLHDDKFLRDLAFNLFVAGRDTITSALTWFFWLVATNPLVEAKILDEIKQNFGFNNDDEMKHKVLGIEEVKKLVYLHGAFCESLRLFPPIPFERKQPIKSDILPSGHHVNPSTMILLSLFAMGRFEEIWGKDCLEFKPERWISNRGSVVHVPSYKFISFNAGPRTCLGKDISFIQLKMVAASILCNYHIHVVEGHQAIPSLSIVLLMKHGLKVRITRRQCK, from the coding sequence atGATGATAACCGCAATCTTTTGCTATGTAGCAATAATTGCATCAATATTTTGCtacttattatattattttttccaTAGGAGATTATCTTGCAAGACTCCTCTCCTAATAGATTGGCCTGTCCTTGGAATGTTACCACAATTATTGTGGAATTTGTATCGGATCCATGATTTCTTAACCGATATTTTGAGACAACATGGGAGAACCGGTGAATTCATGGGACCTTGGTTCACCAAAATgaactatatgatcactagtgacCCCATGAATGTTCATCACATAATGAGCAAGAGTTTTGATAACTATGTCAAGGGCCCTGAATTTCGCGAGATTTTCCAAGTCTTTGGGGATGGTATTTTCGCCACGGATTCTGAGAGATGGAGATACCACAGGCTGTTGCTCCACTCTGTTTTCAAGAATAGAAGCTTCGAGATGTTTCTAGAGAAAACGATTCAAAAGAAAGTGGCAAATGATTTGATTCCAGTACTAGAACATGTGGTACACCAACATGTTGAGGTGGATCTACAAGATGTGTTCAATCGCTTCACATTCGACAACATTTGCAACATCATTTTAGGGTATGATCCTCATTGTCTTGCTATTGATCTCCCTCAAGTTATTGCATATGAGAAGGCTTTTAATGAAGCTGAAGAATCCATATTCTATAGACATGTAGTGCCTAAAGGTGTTTGGAAGCTACAAAAATTGCTTCAAATTGGTCAAGAGAGAAAGATGACACAAGCTTGCAAAATATTTGACCAATTCTTATATTCATGCATAGCAACTAAGCGCAAAGAGTTAAGTAAGTCTACAAAAATTGATGAGTCTCATGATCATGTTGACTTGCTCACCTCTTTAATGAGAGAAGAAGATCAATTACATGATGATAAATTCTTAAGAGACTTAGCTTTTAATCTTTTTGTAGCCGGAAGAGATACTATAACTTCAGCTCTTACTTGGTTCTTTTGGCTTGTTGCTACAAACCCATTAGTAGAAGCTAAGATTCTTGATGAGATCAAACAAAATTTTGGGTTCAATAATGATGATGAAATGAAGCACAAAGTTTTAGGCATAGAGGAGGTGAAAAAGCTAGTTTATCTCCATGGTGCTTTTTGTGAGTCTTTGAGACTTTTTCCTCCTATTCCTTTTGAGAGGAAGCAACCAATCAAAAGTGACATACTCCCAAGTGGACATCATGTTAATCCAAGTACAAtgatcttactttctttgtttgcAATGGGAAGGTTTGAAGAGATATGGGGAAAAGATTGCTTGGAGTTCAAGCCAGAGAGATGGATCTCTAATAGAGGTAGTGTTGTTCATGTGCCATCTTATAAGTTCATTAGTTTTAATGCGGGTCCTAGAACTTGTTTGGGAAAGGACATATCTTTTATTCAATTGAAGATGGTGGCAGCTTCTATTTTGTGCAATTATCATATTCATGTGGTGGAAGGTCATCAAGCTATTCCTAGTCTTTCAATTGTACTTCTAATGAAGCATGGTTTGAAAGTTAGGATAACTAGAAGACAGTGCAAGTAA
- the LOC107642166 gene encoding alkane hydroxylase MAH1-like, whose amino-acid sequence MAIFLYVAIIVSSFCYIYYFFHRRLCKTPLLIDWPILGMLPKVLWNLYRIHDFATDILKQHGRTGEFMGPWFTNMNYLVTSDPMNVHHIMSKSFDNYVKGSEFREIFQVFGLGIFTADSETWRYHRSLLLSLFKNRRFEMFLEKTIKKKVECSLIPTLEDVRQHEIEVDLQDIFNRFTFDNICNIVLGYDPNCLSIEFPQVACEKAFNEAEESLFYRHAVPKSVWKLLEWLQLGQERKMSEACKVFDQFIYSCIASKREEISKYNKSSQIDEAQVDLLSALMMMREQEEQEKGQSQTLLVNDDKFLRDSAFNLFVAGRDTITSALTWFFWLVATNPLVETKILDEIKENFGSNNDEMKHKVLGIEEVKKLVYLHGALCESLRLFPPIPFERKQPIKSDILPSGHHVNPNTTILLSLYAMGRYEEIWGKDCLEFKPERWISEKGGIIHVPSYKFISFNAGPRTCLGKDLSFMQIKMVAASILCNYHIHVVEGHQAIPSHSIVLLMKDGLKVRITKREGF is encoded by the coding sequence ATGGCCATCTTTCTCTATGTAGCAATAATTGTATCATCATTTTGCTACATATATTATTTCTTCCATAGGAGATTATGTAAGACTCCTCTCCTAATTGATTGGCCTATCCTTGGCATGTTACCAAAAGTGTTGTGGAACTTGTATCGGATACATGATTTCGCAACCGATATTTTGAAACAACATGGGAGAACCGGTGAATTCATGGGACCTTGGTTCACCAACATGAACTATTTGGTCACTAGTGACCCCATGAATGTTCATCATATAATGAGCAAGAGTTTTGACAACTATGTCAAGGGCTCCGAATTCCGCGAGATTTTCCAAGTCTTTGGACTTGGAATTTTCACGGCGGATTCGGAGACCTGGAGGTACCATAGATCCTTGCTTCTCTCGTTGTTTAAGAATAGAAGATTCGAGATGTTTCTAGAGAAGACAATCAAGAAGAAGGTGGAATGTAGCTTAATTCCCACATTGGAAGATGTGAGACAACATGAGATTGAGGTGGATCTACAAGACATCTTCAATCGCTTCACATTCGACAACATTTGCAACATTGTTTTAGGGTATGATCCTAATTGTCTTTCTATTGAGTTCCCTCAAGTTGCATGTGAGAAGGCTTTTAATGAAGCTGAAGAGTCCTTATTCTATAGGCATGCTGTTCCAAAGAGTGTTTGGAAGCTTCTAGAATGGCTTCAATTAGGTCAAGAGAGAAAGATGAGTGAAGCTTGCAAGGTGTTTGACCAATTCATATACTCTTGCATAGCATCAAAGAGAGAAGAGATAAGCAAGTACAACAAAAGTAGTCAAATAGATGAAGCTCAAGTTGACTTGCTTAGtgctttgatgatgatgagagaacaagaagaacaagaaaagggTCAAAGTCAAACATTATTAGTCAATGATGACAAGTTTTTAAGAGACTCAGCTTTTAATCTTTTTGTGGCTGGAAGAGATACCATAACTTCAGCTCTTACTTGGTTCTTTTGGCTTGTTGCTACAAACCCATTAGTTGAAACCAAAATTCTTGATGAAATCaaagaaaattttggatcaaataaTGATGAAATGAAGCACAAAGTTTTAGGCATAGAAGAGGTGAAAAAGCTAGTTTATCTTCATGGTGCTCTTTGTGAATCTTTGAGGCTATTTCCTCCTATTCCTTTTGAGAGGAAACAACCAATCAAAAGTGACATACTCCCAAGTGGACATCATGTGAATCCAAATACAACGATCTTACTTTCTTTGTATGCAATGGGAAGATATGAAGAGATATGGGGAAAAGATTGCTTGGAGTTCAAGCCAGAGAGATGGATATCTGAAAAAGGAGGAATAATTCATGTgccttcttacaagtttattagttttaatgcGGGGCCAAGAACTTGCTTGGGAAAAGACTTGTCTTTTATGCAAATTAAGATGGTGGCAGCATCCATTTTGTGCAATTATCATATACATGTGGTGGAAGGTCATCAAGCTATCCCAAGtcattcaattgtgcttctaatGAAGGATGGTTTGAAGGTTAGGATAACCAAAAGAGAAggcttttaa